Proteins from a single region of Mucilaginibacter daejeonensis:
- a CDS encoding sensor histidine kinase, producing the protein MKSLKRWYFIYLILGILQLLLALFDFLYRQDRYLTHTFNAAMTRSLFIVFTLLILTARAQQQVPLNEKKHVDSLETILRSGDTDSAKAIASYMLVEYWKFKDTTKSKAYLLKGRQLSSGSAYLKALSQFYEGQYYFNWNTVRASAAFAKAQQALAAFHTPKAYGKLAAAWYNYAIMNRGKGYEFITTITTQKALPYAEKAGDRSMVAFYYGQLATIMMNNYQFVKANDYNQKAIALLEKEDSGSTNLLFAYLNGVSINCYAEKSAMAKVLLKKAQDLLAPFPGSLNYTLYYYNEALYFTTIGSYDQTIASANKGVILAKRYNQKQLLQQLLFRNYEAYVHRKAYNKAKSILLGIVKEGTMLTSANDEAMVYRELAKTSKLMGDHRDAYKWQSKYQRITDSMHNKQLDVKINELETRYRSAENQKKISDLQFKNKQAELKAKNEKLFNWLLGSGCLTLLAILTAVLLNARNSRKLAAQKEINYRQQLLELEQKQQLRVAKAMLDGEENERERVARDLHDGLGGLLAGVKIGLSGLTNTKDEVAQDKDLYRIIGQLDTSVTELRRIARNLLPETLLKFGLEVALKDLSEFYMRDGLHIDLQTFSIEKDIALNVQLNIYRIVQELLSNAIKHARAANILIQCSQNDSVFFITVEDDGVGFDTNVSQSRKGMGLENLRNRVSYLGGKFELRSVINEGTTINIELKTNADA; encoded by the coding sequence ATGAAATCCCTTAAACGGTGGTATTTTATCTACCTGATCTTAGGTATTTTGCAGCTATTGCTGGCATTATTTGACTTTTTGTACCGACAAGACAGATATTTGACGCATACCTTCAATGCTGCCATGACAAGATCACTGTTCATCGTATTTACCCTCCTCATACTGACCGCGCGGGCGCAGCAGCAGGTACCGCTCAATGAGAAAAAACATGTGGACAGCCTAGAGACCATATTGCGGTCAGGAGATACTGACAGCGCCAAAGCCATCGCCAGCTACATGTTGGTGGAGTATTGGAAATTCAAGGACACTACCAAAAGCAAGGCATATCTATTAAAAGGCAGGCAGCTTTCATCCGGCTCCGCCTACCTCAAGGCTCTGTCACAGTTCTATGAAGGGCAGTATTATTTTAATTGGAATACGGTGAGGGCCTCTGCTGCATTTGCTAAAGCACAGCAAGCACTTGCGGCTTTTCATACACCAAAAGCTTATGGCAAGTTGGCCGCCGCGTGGTATAACTATGCCATCATGAATCGTGGCAAAGGGTACGAGTTCATCACCACCATTACTACGCAAAAGGCACTGCCCTATGCCGAGAAAGCGGGCGACAGATCGATGGTTGCATTTTACTATGGGCAGCTCGCCACCATCATGATGAACAATTATCAGTTCGTGAAGGCTAATGATTATAATCAAAAAGCCATTGCCCTGCTGGAAAAAGAAGATTCTGGATCAACTAATTTGCTATTTGCCTATCTCAATGGCGTGAGCATCAATTGCTATGCAGAAAAATCCGCAATGGCGAAGGTCCTGCTAAAGAAAGCGCAGGACCTGCTGGCGCCTTTCCCGGGTTCACTTAATTACACGCTTTATTATTATAACGAAGCTCTTTATTTCACCACTATCGGTTCATATGATCAAACCATCGCCAGTGCCAACAAAGGTGTTATACTGGCCAAAAGGTATAACCAAAAGCAACTGCTTCAGCAGCTTTTATTCCGTAATTACGAAGCGTACGTACACCGCAAAGCGTATAATAAAGCCAAATCCATATTGCTGGGCATCGTGAAGGAAGGCACTATGCTCACCAGCGCCAATGATGAGGCAATGGTTTACAGGGAACTGGCCAAGACCAGCAAGCTAATGGGCGATCATCGCGATGCTTATAAATGGCAAAGCAAGTATCAACGCATCACCGACAGTATGCACAATAAGCAACTGGACGTGAAGATAAACGAACTGGAGACCAGGTACCGATCGGCAGAGAACCAAAAAAAGATCAGCGACCTGCAATTCAAGAACAAGCAGGCCGAACTGAAAGCAAAGAACGAAAAGCTTTTCAACTGGCTGTTAGGTAGTGGCTGCCTCACCTTGTTGGCTATCCTTACAGCCGTATTACTCAACGCCCGGAACAGCCGGAAACTGGCCGCTCAAAAAGAGATCAATTACCGGCAACAACTGCTCGAGCTGGAACAGAAACAACAGCTCCGCGTTGCCAAGGCCATGTTAGACGGCGAAGAGAACGAACGGGAACGGGTAGCGCGCGATCTGCACGACGGCCTGGGTGGGCTGCTGGCCGGTGTCAAGATAGGCCTGTCAGGCCTTACCAACACCAAAGATGAGGTGGCGCAGGATAAGGACCTGTACAGGATCATTGGTCAATTAGATACATCAGTGACCGAACTGCGCCGCATTGCCCGCAACCTTCTGCCAGAAACGCTACTTAAATTTGGTCTTGAGGTCGCCCTCAAAGACCTCAGTGAATTTTACATGCGCGACGGGTTGCATATCGATCTTCAGACCTTTTCCATTGAAAAGGATATCGCCCTTAACGTGCAGCTCAATATCTATCGCATCGTTCAGGAACTGCTATCTAACGCGATCAAGCATGCCCGGGCAGCCAACATACTGATCCAATGCAGTCAAAACGACTCGGTATTCTTCATCACCGTGGAAGACGATGGCGTGGGTTTCGACACCAATGTATCGCAGAGCCGCAAAGGTATGGGCCTGGAAAACCTCAGGAACCGGGTGAGCTATCTGGGTGGGAAGTTCGAGCTCCGGTCAGTGATCAATGAGGGGACCACCATCAACATCGAATTAAAAACTAACGCTGATGCCTAA
- a CDS encoding M1 family aminopeptidase, with protein sequence MTDLLKFELGSYFKKPAIYVVLILLFAGGIFIDLKLSFNAGNDIYRNSPYCIAMMIGLLSLTGIFLTTLFAAQILLKESDARFDIILYATPLVKRDHLLSRFGAVLALSALCFTVLVAGYMTGQLMVPERTGYQAFHLWLYVQPLLLIGLPNLFLCAVLVSAVAWSTRNKFMIFICGLFIYISYLILLTYSGSPLMAGSLPRSSASLELAAKIDPFGLSAFYHQTNLWAVELKNTSVIHMTGNLLLNRLIYLALSIALLFTTYYRFQFKLQNGDSTSKIKVAAGSPVKVTSYRTLTTTAEGIKYTVAVITVLVKQNMKLVLKSRAFTLIGLGLIFYMSMEFYGSIDQGIRLPEQYATTGLMVNRILFNLPGLLLLVTLFYAQELYWRSHDHRFHLIENSTPVGKIILLLSKWMTLTVLNVILITMIIFTGIVFQLVYGYTHIELPVYALLYWLIGVPLAMSAGLILIIQHLIGSKWLGLTVCCIAIALLATSMGKSLGMDHPLMRFMTAYTARYSEMNGWDDYSNSFIWRMIFGSSVVLIAWVMIGHSFRSWSKTRMHACILLLSIAICTGMYIFIRVPATGTQQELDERESYERAYRPLINMNQPVITCVKTSIDLYPTKDAYQVQGYYKLTNPGPTPINKLLVNYSDAIKMTTAMYRQGRYQKTLGERTGLIDLERPLLPGDSATLSFSFSYQWNGFTGHESFNAIVHNGSFLRISNYFPRFGYQTDEEISLLAERKKRRLGTPTPLTKLEAPRGTNNFIDLDMTVSVPRGQSVVGVGELERQWTSKDRAYFRYISGTPIPFRFGLSAANYHVSKMNHKGVEVAVYYDSKHPENVAHLIRNAVRTIDYCRSNFGPYPYKTIRFAEISSFTEGFAGTAYPATIFMTEQSLFHANLGNGEGHDVINELAAHELSHQWWGNQQLAPDEREGSKLLTETLAMYTELMLAKRYLSPAAVQGKITVHKSIYDNERGFSKEPPLYRARTEDIYLYYDKGLLVMNEVVNLIGEKKVNRALRNLLEKHAYPHTPPVSTDLINELCAVSDQAQCTQIKMLFTH encoded by the coding sequence ATGACCGATCTATTAAAATTTGAGTTGGGCTCTTATTTCAAAAAGCCAGCCATATATGTGGTCTTGATTTTACTTTTTGCCGGAGGCATATTCATAGATCTTAAGCTCTCGTTCAACGCCGGTAACGACATTTACCGCAATTCACCGTACTGCATCGCCATGATGATCGGCCTGCTTAGCCTGACCGGTATATTTTTGACAACTCTATTTGCCGCGCAGATCTTGTTGAAAGAGAGCGATGCACGTTTCGATATTATTTTATACGCGACACCGCTCGTTAAGCGCGATCATCTGCTGAGCCGGTTCGGCGCAGTATTAGCTTTATCCGCACTCTGTTTCACGGTATTGGTCGCCGGCTATATGACCGGGCAATTGATGGTTCCTGAACGTACAGGTTATCAGGCTTTTCATCTTTGGCTCTATGTTCAGCCTCTGTTGCTCATCGGGTTACCTAACCTTTTCCTGTGCGCAGTGCTGGTAAGCGCTGTGGCATGGTCGACGCGCAATAAGTTCATGATCTTTATCTGTGGGTTGTTCATTTACATCAGTTACCTCATACTGCTCACTTATTCGGGCTCACCATTAATGGCCGGGAGCCTGCCGCGGTCATCTGCATCATTGGAATTGGCAGCCAAGATAGACCCATTTGGACTTTCGGCTTTTTATCACCAAACCAACCTATGGGCGGTGGAGTTGAAGAACACGTCGGTCATCCATATGACCGGCAATTTACTATTGAATAGACTGATATACCTCGCGTTGAGCATTGCCCTATTATTCACAACTTATTATAGATTCCAGTTCAAGCTACAAAACGGTGATAGCACCTCGAAGATCAAGGTAGCAGCTGGTTCACCGGTGAAGGTAACGTCCTATCGCACGCTAACCACCACTGCTGAGGGCATTAAGTACACCGTAGCAGTGATTACGGTCCTGGTGAAGCAGAATATGAAACTCGTCTTAAAAAGCAGGGCATTTACGCTGATCGGTCTGGGGCTCATCTTCTACATGTCTATGGAGTTTTACGGGAGCATTGACCAGGGCATACGTTTGCCCGAGCAATATGCTACCACCGGGCTCATGGTGAACCGCATACTTTTTAACCTGCCCGGGCTGTTACTTTTGGTCACGTTGTTTTACGCACAGGAGCTTTACTGGCGTAGTCACGATCACCGGTTCCACCTTATCGAGAATAGTACACCTGTTGGTAAAATCATCTTATTGCTATCTAAATGGATGACGCTCACGGTGCTGAACGTCATACTGATCACGATGATCATCTTTACAGGTATCGTTTTCCAACTAGTATACGGATATACACATATAGAGCTGCCTGTTTATGCGCTTTTATACTGGTTGATCGGTGTTCCGTTGGCAATGAGTGCAGGCCTTATCCTGATCATCCAGCACCTCATCGGCAGTAAATGGCTGGGACTAACGGTCTGCTGTATAGCGATCGCCTTGTTGGCTACTTCTATGGGCAAGTCGCTGGGAATGGATCACCCTTTGATGCGCTTCATGACAGCATACACAGCAAGGTATAGCGAAATGAACGGCTGGGACGATTATTCTAATAGCTTCATTTGGCGAATGATCTTTGGCTCGAGTGTGGTCTTGATCGCTTGGGTGATGATCGGTCACAGCTTCAGGTCGTGGAGCAAGACCAGGATGCATGCTTGCATCCTGTTGTTGAGCATAGCTATTTGCACCGGCATGTACATCTTTATCCGCGTCCCGGCAACTGGTACTCAACAAGAACTTGATGAGCGTGAAAGCTATGAGCGGGCTTACCGGCCACTGATCAATATGAACCAGCCGGTGATCACTTGTGTCAAGACCAGCATCGACCTTTACCCCACCAAAGATGCTTATCAAGTACAGGGTTATTATAAGTTAACGAATCCCGGCCCCACTCCTATCAATAAATTACTTGTCAATTATAGCGATGCTATCAAAATGACAACGGCAATGTACCGTCAAGGGCGCTACCAAAAGACCTTGGGCGAAAGAACCGGGCTTATTGACCTCGAACGTCCGTTACTACCAGGGGACAGTGCCACTTTATCGTTCAGTTTCTCCTATCAATGGAACGGCTTTACAGGTCATGAGTCTTTTAACGCCATCGTGCACAATGGCTCATTCCTCCGCATCAGCAATTATTTTCCGCGCTTTGGTTATCAAACCGATGAAGAGATATCGTTGCTGGCGGAAAGGAAGAAGAGGCGACTTGGCACACCTACGCCCCTCACTAAACTGGAGGCTCCACGGGGTACCAATAACTTCATTGATCTTGACATGACCGTTTCAGTACCGAGGGGGCAGTCAGTAGTTGGTGTTGGCGAACTGGAGCGGCAGTGGACATCAAAAGACAGGGCTTATTTCCGGTATATATCCGGAACGCCTATTCCCTTCAGATTCGGACTTTCGGCAGCGAATTACCACGTCAGTAAAATGAATCACAAAGGCGTCGAGGTTGCGGTATACTATGACAGTAAGCACCCTGAGAACGTAGCTCACCTGATCAGGAACGCAGTGCGCACTATCGATTATTGTCGGTCAAATTTTGGCCCCTACCCGTACAAGACCATCCGTTTTGCAGAGATATCGTCATTTACCGAAGGCTTTGCAGGGACCGCCTACCCGGCCACCATCTTCATGACCGAGCAGTCACTCTTCCATGCCAATTTAGGGAACGGCGAGGGTCATGATGTGATCAACGAACTGGCCGCGCATGAGTTGTCGCACCAATGGTGGGGCAACCAACAGTTAGCGCCTGATGAACGCGAAGGTTCCAAACTCCTGACAGAGACACTGGCTATGTATACTGAGCTCATGCTGGCTAAGCGCTATCTGAGTCCGGCTGCCGTACAGGGTAAGATCACCGTCCACAAAAGCATATATGATAACGAACGGGGCTTTTCAAAAGAGCCGCCGCTATATAGAGCAAGGACCGAAGACATCTATCTTTATTACGATAAGGGCTTATTGGTGATGAACGAAGTGGTGAACTTGATCGGTGAGAAAAAGGTCAACCGGGCTCTCAGGAATTTACTGGAGAAGCATGCTTATCCTCACACGCCGCCGGTCAGTACCGACCTGATCAACGAACTATGTGCGGTAAGCGATCAGGCGCAATGTACTCAAATAAAAATGCTATTTACTCATTGA
- a CDS encoding ABC transporter ATP-binding protein, with protein sequence MNTLTISNISKMYTSGVKALDGLSLKISNGMFGLLGPNGAGKSSLMKTLAGLQLPDEGVIHFNDIDVLTDPLSLKKQLGFLPQDFGVYPNVSAYDLLTHIAVLKGLTYSASRKEQVLALLAQTNLYEQRNNSVHTFSGGMRQRFGVAQALLGDPQLIIVDEPTAGLDPEERNRFNNLLSEIGEQKVIILSTHLVEDVRNLCTEMAVMKKGRIIAKGAPTELVSAMSGKVWQRTIDKADKADYEARFQVISSHLSMGRLNIRIYSNIDPHNGFESVPATLEDVYFHLLSSTN encoded by the coding sequence ATGAATACCTTAACTATAAGCAATATCAGTAAAATGTACACCAGCGGCGTCAAGGCTCTGGATGGTCTGTCGCTAAAGATCAGCAATGGAATGTTCGGCCTTTTGGGACCCAATGGCGCCGGTAAATCATCACTGATGAAGACCCTCGCAGGACTACAACTCCCAGACGAGGGAGTGATCCATTTTAACGATATTGATGTTTTGACAGACCCCTTGTCGTTAAAGAAGCAGCTGGGATTTCTTCCGCAAGACTTTGGCGTTTATCCCAACGTATCGGCCTATGACCTGCTCACGCATATCGCTGTGTTAAAGGGGCTAACCTATTCTGCTTCAAGAAAAGAACAGGTTTTGGCTTTGCTGGCTCAAACCAATCTATATGAACAGCGCAACAACAGTGTTCATACGTTCTCGGGAGGTATGCGCCAGCGGTTCGGGGTAGCTCAAGCCCTATTGGGTGACCCGCAGCTGATCATTGTGGACGAGCCCACGGCAGGCCTTGACCCTGAGGAACGGAATCGTTTTAACAACCTACTCAGCGAGATAGGCGAACAAAAAGTGATCATCCTTTCCACACATTTGGTTGAGGACGTCAGGAACCTATGTACCGAAATGGCGGTCATGAAAAAGGGACGCATCATTGCCAAGGGTGCCCCTACTGAACTGGTGTCGGCCATGTCAGGCAAAGTGTGGCAACGAACCATTGATAAGGCCGACAAAGCCGACTACGAAGCTCGTTTCCAGGTCATTTCCTCGCACTTGAGCATGGGCCGGCTTAACATTCGCATTTATAGCAATATCGATCCACATAATGGCTTTGAGTCAGTGCCCGCCACTTTGGAGGATGTCTACTTTCACTTACTAAGCTCAACTAACTGA
- a CDS encoding helix-turn-helix domain-containing protein produces MAIIVNVDVMLARRKMQSKELAEILDMTPANFSILKTGKAKGIRFDTLEAICKALDCQPGDILEYVAD; encoded by the coding sequence ATGGCCATTATTGTAAATGTAGATGTGATGCTGGCCAGAAGAAAGATGCAAAGTAAAGAGCTTGCGGAGATACTAGACATGACCCCAGCCAATTTTTCTATCCTCAAGACCGGTAAAGCGAAAGGAATACGATTCGATACGCTCGAGGCGATATGCAAGGCCCTTGATTGCCAGCCGGGCGATATCTTGGAGTATGTAGCCGACTGA
- a CDS encoding TlpA disulfide reductase family protein, with protein sequence MKFLTLLSAACVLSAFAFISNTPGYRINGTVTGLPDSTWLYLRTAKPDKDIDSCRVMKGKFSMTGRIDQKAVPVYLHTARYTNYVHFWLENATISINVKAGEFKKGSITGSATQDEDKRLDEMRKPYRILADSLQKILDNTKDSTERKSLIKRMRAAYHNEQAVEKQWIKKNPNSLVSVNVLNVYASSWGKDTTRSLFQQLSSEMKTTLYGKQITDYLALNKDIKVGDHYADFEQMNVSGKYVRLSQIKGKYILLDFWASWCGPCRAENPKLALTYSRFKGKGFAVLGVSLDDNKNQWLQAVKKDELVWENVCDLNGDKNKAALIYGISAIPNNFLIDQNGIIVAKNLRGEELNKKLSMLLP encoded by the coding sequence ATGAAATTTCTTACCTTATTATCAGCAGCATGCGTATTGTCTGCTTTCGCTTTTATCTCAAATACCCCGGGTTACCGGATAAACGGCACGGTAACAGGCTTACCTGACAGTACCTGGCTTTATTTACGAACAGCAAAGCCGGATAAAGACATCGATTCCTGCCGCGTTATGAAAGGGAAATTTAGCATGACGGGGCGCATTGACCAAAAAGCAGTGCCGGTATATCTGCATACTGCAAGATACACTAACTATGTTCACTTCTGGCTCGAGAATGCGACTATCAGCATCAATGTTAAAGCTGGCGAATTTAAAAAAGGTTCGATCACTGGCTCGGCCACACAAGATGAGGACAAACGACTGGATGAAATGCGTAAACCTTACCGCATTTTGGCAGACAGTTTACAAAAGATCTTAGATAATACGAAAGACAGCACTGAACGTAAGAGCTTAATAAAACGCATGCGAGCCGCTTATCATAACGAACAAGCAGTGGAAAAACAGTGGATCAAAAAAAATCCCAACTCGTTGGTTTCAGTTAATGTTCTGAATGTTTACGCGTCCAGTTGGGGAAAGGATACTACTCGGTCACTTTTCCAGCAGCTAAGTTCGGAAATGAAAACTACTTTGTATGGTAAGCAGATCACCGATTATCTTGCTTTGAACAAAGATATTAAGGTGGGCGACCACTATGCTGATTTTGAGCAAATGAACGTTTCAGGAAAATACGTCAGGTTGTCTCAGATCAAAGGCAAATACATTCTTTTAGATTTTTGGGCATCCTGGTGTGGGCCTTGCAGAGCGGAAAATCCAAAGCTGGCGTTGACCTATTCCCGCTTTAAAGGCAAAGGTTTTGCTGTACTTGGAGTATCATTGGATGACAACAAGAACCAGTGGCTACAAGCTGTAAAAAAAGACGAGCTTGTTTGGGAGAACGTGTGCGACCTGAATGGTGATAAAAATAAAGCTGCCTTGATATACGGGATCTCAGCGATCCCCAATAACTTTCTGATCGATCAAAACGGGATCATTGTTGCCAAAAACTTACGGGGTGAAGAATTGAATAAGAAATTATCGATGTTGTTGCCGTAG
- a CDS encoding sensor histidine kinase yields the protein MKTVHFKIDRKYFWLEFGFIVFISFAISLISDLEYSAYEEHDITKFSKEYGYRLVTGSAALICYSIYYWGFLKVYVFRRSLIGVIMTSFAFIILDRLIEKYIVNWLVIHSEFVTPETRERAMRYMHARFVVTFNYPLISTIFPFTGLAFVVRSFTQDQDMKALKEQQLITELNYLKAQLHPHFFFNTINNIYALALKGSARTAPMIARLGDMMRYILYKTQHPTVPLTLELAFLSDYIEVEKLRHTMNTKIQYDLQGIRTNYDIEPLLLLPFIENAFKHGLEEETGDGSVQIVICQTDEDLTLLVKNTVPQDTRAKAGPGIGIQNVRKRLDILYPNRYQLNINETPGFHEVTLILTDP from the coding sequence ATGAAGACGGTTCACTTTAAGATAGACAGGAAATACTTCTGGCTGGAATTCGGCTTCATCGTGTTCATATCCTTTGCTATCTCGCTCATCAGCGACCTGGAATACAGTGCTTATGAAGAACATGATATAACCAAATTCAGCAAAGAATATGGTTACCGGTTAGTGACCGGCTCGGCAGCCCTGATCTGTTACAGCATTTATTATTGGGGATTTTTAAAAGTATATGTCTTCAGGCGCAGTCTCATTGGCGTGATCATGACCAGTTTTGCATTTATCATACTTGATCGCCTGATTGAAAAATATATCGTTAACTGGTTAGTGATACATAGCGAATTTGTAACGCCTGAAACCCGTGAACGCGCAATGAGATACATGCATGCGAGGTTTGTGGTCACGTTCAATTATCCGTTGATCTCCACCATTTTTCCATTCACAGGTCTCGCTTTTGTAGTAAGGTCTTTTACGCAAGATCAGGATATGAAAGCCCTTAAAGAACAACAGCTGATCACGGAACTTAATTACTTGAAAGCTCAGCTTCATCCACATTTCTTTTTCAATACCATCAACAACATCTACGCGCTGGCCCTTAAGGGATCCGCACGTACTGCACCCATGATTGCACGGCTTGGCGACATGATGCGCTATATCCTCTACAAGACCCAACATCCAACAGTTCCTTTAACCCTGGAGCTTGCTTTTTTATCCGATTATATCGAGGTCGAAAAGTTGCGACACACGATGAATACCAAGATACAATATGATCTACAAGGCATCAGAACGAATTATGATATAGAACCGCTGCTGTTACTACCCTTCATCGAGAACGCTTTCAAGCACGGTTTGGAAGAGGAGACCGGGGACGGGTCGGTTCAGATCGTGATCTGTCAAACTGATGAAGACCTTACCTTACTGGTGAAGAATACTGTGCCACAAGACACAAGGGCAAAAGCCGGACCTGGTATCGGAATTCAGAACGTTCGTAAAAGATTGGATATATTATACCCTAACAGGTATCAGCTTAACATCAATGAGACGCCCGGTTTCCACGAAGTGACACTAATACTGACCGATCCATGA
- a CDS encoding LytR/AlgR family response regulator transcription factor, with translation MIRCIVVDDEPLALEVLELFIARTTQLQLVAKCGNAIDAFKVLHDQHIDLMFIDIKMPGISGLDFVSALKEPPSVIFTTAFAEHAIKGFELEAVDYLLKPITFERFEKSIHKLLKTRPVEQVNANDHTYFKVSGRLIKIFHADLLYARSVKDYILLHTKSGNHLVHMTMKYLAELLPSPIFLRIHRSYLVNRSAIDQFDKHNVCVGKEIIPVGENFRGNLDKIT, from the coding sequence ATGATAAGATGTATCGTGGTTGATGACGAGCCCTTGGCCCTTGAGGTGCTTGAATTATTTATTGCCCGTACAACACAGCTTCAATTGGTGGCCAAATGTGGTAATGCGATCGATGCTTTCAAGGTTTTGCACGATCAGCACATCGACCTGATGTTCATTGATATCAAAATGCCTGGGATAAGCGGTCTGGACTTTGTAAGTGCTTTGAAAGAACCACCTTCAGTCATTTTTACCACGGCCTTCGCTGAACATGCTATTAAAGGCTTTGAATTGGAGGCTGTCGACTACTTGCTCAAACCCATAACTTTTGAACGATTTGAGAAAAGTATCCATAAACTGCTGAAAACGCGGCCTGTGGAGCAGGTGAATGCAAATGACCACACCTATTTCAAAGTGTCAGGCAGGCTGATCAAGATCTTTCATGCAGATCTGCTGTATGCGCGGTCAGTGAAAGACTACATTTTGCTTCATACTAAAAGCGGCAACCACTTGGTGCACATGACCATGAAGTACCTGGCCGAACTGCTGCCTTCACCCATCTTTCTGCGCATACATCGCTCATATCTGGTCAATCGGTCGGCTATAGATCAATTCGATAAACATAACGTATGCGTAGGTAAAGAGATCATTCCGGTGGGCGAGAACTTTCGTGGAAACCTGGACAAGATCACCTGA
- a CDS encoding 4-fold beta flower protein: METSIYGTDGRANMYIADDSETIYTWEGYAVCYLVDEKIYCWRGKHLGWFLNGILYDLDGYRIGYTQDMYPRIRYTERTKWTKKTKRTKYTRQTARTRPTLKTSESTADLEKYFSQDH; this comes from the coding sequence ATGGAAACTTCAATTTACGGCACGGACGGAAGAGCCAATATGTATATCGCAGATGATAGCGAAACTATATACACTTGGGAAGGCTATGCAGTTTGTTACTTAGTCGACGAGAAAATATATTGTTGGCGGGGCAAACATCTAGGGTGGTTTCTGAATGGCATCTTATATGATCTCGACGGCTATCGTATTGGCTACACCCAAGACATGTATCCACGGATTCGCTATACTGAACGGACCAAATGGACAAAGAAAACTAAACGCACGAAATACACGCGGCAAACCGCCCGGACACGACCAACTTTAAAAACAAGCGAGTCAACCGCTGATCTTGAAAAATACTTTAGTCAAGACCATTAA